GTTCGCATGCGCCCCCGCGCGCCGCAGCACGGCCCGCAGGCGCGCCACGACCTCGGCGGGATTGAAGGGTTTGACGACGTAGTCGTCCGCGCCCAGGCGCAGCCCAAGCAGCTTGTCGACGTCATCGGCCAGCGCCGTGACGATGATGACGGGGGTCTGGCCTTCGTCGCGAATGGCGCGCAATACGTCCAGCCCGTCCATGCCCGGCAGATTCACGTCCAGCAGAACCGCGTCGGGACGCAGCTCGCGGAACAGCCGCATGGCCTCGACGCCGTCCATGGCGGAGCAGGTGCGAAAGCCGTCGCGGCGGAGATAGGCCTCCAGGACGCCGACGATTCCCGGCTCGTCCTCGGCCACGAGGACGAGCCGCTCCGTGAAGGTGTTCAGGGATGGATTGGGAAAAGACATGGTTTTGCTGCAAGCGTGGGGCATCGGCGGCGTATCGGCCGGCGGCAAGCTGGCCCGGGGTGCGCCGCCCTGCTTGCCCGCCCAGGTCGAACTGTCGAACAGGCCGGTTACGGATGCCAGGATGCTGTCACGTTTCATTCAGGAATCGACAAGGAATCTTTGTGATTTTGTAAAGTTCTATCCATCTTCCCGATCCCCAAATGGGCGTCGGGCCAATCCAGGCCATCTGCCATTCCTTGCGGGCCTCGCAGGCCCGGCCGCGCAGGACGAAGCCGCGCCTGCCTGACGGCCTCGCGGCGTCGGCTTCGCGGCAACTTCGGCCCCCAGGCGTGGATACGCTTCCCCGGACACAGAATAGTAATAATTCTTATTCTATAGCGAGCCTTCCCCGCCGGCTCTGCTACAGCGGGAAAGGATATCGCGAACACCTTTCAAATTGCATCCTGGGCCGACGGAATGTAGGCCGGATACCACGTTCGGTCCGGAAGCTTGACGCGCCTCAAACTGAAATAATTTCTCCATACAGAAGCGCTGGCGCCGGCAACAGGGGCGCCAGCGTCTGCGGTTCGCGCGGTCAGCCTGGCCCTGCTACTGGCCCTTTTTTCAAACTGGAACATGACCTGCTTCCGGAAGGCCGCCCCATCACCGCATTGCAGCGACCCGCAATGGCTGGTCAAGGTAGCCGCCGTGCACAGGATGAAGCCGCCGCGAACGCGCAGCGGATGAATATCCGAAGCCCCCCTGACAGGGGCGTGGGGCATGACAACGGCTGGACGGCACCCGCGCCAGATCACGCCAGCAGATGCGCCGAGATCCGCACCAGCATCTCGTCCACGTCGCGCACCTGCACGGCGCCGGGCAGCGCCACATCGCCATGCATCACGAACACCGGCGTCCCCCACTTCAGGCCCAGCGCCATTTCCGACAAAGTGCCCATATTGCCGCCGATGGCGGCCAGGCACACGGCGCTGCGCGCCACCAGGGCGTTGCGCATTTCGCCCATGCCCGTGGCGACGGCGACGCTGAGCCATTCGTTGGCGTTGCGATCGTCATCCTCGGGCAACAGGCCGATGGCAATGCCGCCGCCGTCGCGCGCGCCGCGTGAAGCCGCCGCCATGACTCCGCCACGCCCGCCATTGACGATGCTCATTCCGGCCTGCGCGAGCGCGCGGGCTACCCTGTAGGCGGCTTCGCAGACGCGCGGATCGCCATCGCCGGGCCCGATGATGCCCACGGGACGCAGATGGCGCCGCGCGCCGCATTGACGTTCGGCCAACTGCGCCATCGAGGAAGCCCAGGGCGCTATTCGCAACGGCGTGTCCGCTCGGTTCTTTTCCATGTCTTCGAATCCCGCTGGGTAAGGTATGCCCGTGATTGCACAGGCGCTTCAACGGCGCCGCCGGGCAAGCGCGTCGCCCACGCCCATGACGGCGACGCACAGCGCCATCAGCAGCAGCGACAACGCCGCCGCCACGCCGAAATCCGACCCGCCGTCGCCGATCTGGGCATAGAGCATCAACGGCAGGATATTCAGCTGCGTGCCCGCCAGGGCCAGCGCCGTGCCATAGGTCCCCATGGCAATCGCCGCGACCAGGCAGGCATTGGCCAGCACCGACGGGGCCACCTGCGCCAGCACCGTGTCGCGGAAGGCGCGCCAGCGCGTCGCGCCCAGGGTACGCGCCGCCAGCATGGGCCGCAGATCCAGGTTGGCGAAAACCGGGTATAGCGACAAGGCCACGCGCGGCACCAGGTAATAGACAT
The Achromobacter sp. AONIH1 DNA segment above includes these coding regions:
- a CDS encoding response regulator, which gives rise to MSFPNPSLNTFTERLVLVAEDEPGIVGVLEAYLRRDGFRTCSAMDGVEAMRLFRELRPDAVLLDVNLPGMDGLDVLRAIRDEGQTPVIIVTALADDVDKLLGLRLGADDYVVKPFNPAEVVARLRAVLRRAGAHANAAPIRVGGIEIDEQDHVAVAHVGGGRSVPLQLTLTEFRLLACLASQPRRCFSRGFLIEHCLPESDALERVIDSHISKLRRKLHAVGQADMIEAVRGVGYRLWREN
- a CDS encoding TIGR00725 family protein, producing the protein MEKNRADTPLRIAPWASSMAQLAERQCGARRHLRPVGIIGPGDGDPRVCEAAYRVARALAQAGMSIVNGGRGGVMAAASRGARDGGGIAIGLLPEDDDRNANEWLSVAVATGMGEMRNALVARSAVCLAAIGGNMGTLSEMALGLKWGTPVFVMHGDVALPGAVQVRDVDEMLVRISAHLLA